In a single window of the Acidobacteriota bacterium genome:
- a CDS encoding 2-hydroxyacyl-CoA dehydratase, giving the protein MRIGVVPPVPMEPFVASAHEAVNLWSAFFTAPDRSALLETARLAGFPENYSAYARCLYGLIFDLRIEAVYYPQPGVPKEVLKAIEMAAEQGVESVPFAFPLFRNDQRLSQALEALRRRLGVDPAVLEAVVQRLHEVRTVLRRYDGLQMRTAAFSSRAYVSMLAQAMDPRGDLEGLKRRIERGILDYRDEGRERWTRVGIVGLPPYRESFYETLESMRAVAVYDEWGLENNPMSPSMDLTFLYHTCSLPYGLKRRLERVQREAATRRLQAVVLAVEYLCESLKDEGYFRVNLGLPVYVFENRGGDRLSSAEERGLKRLLEEQVAAP; this is encoded by the coding sequence CCCCGTTCCCATGGAACCCTTCGTGGCCTCCGCCCACGAGGCGGTCAACCTGTGGAGCGCCTTCTTCACCGCCCCGGACCGGTCCGCCCTGCTGGAGACCGCCCGCCTCGCGGGGTTCCCCGAGAATTACTCCGCCTACGCGCGGTGCCTCTACGGCCTGATCTTCGACCTCCGCATCGAGGCCGTCTACTACCCCCAGCCGGGCGTTCCCAAGGAGGTCCTCAAGGCCATCGAGATGGCCGCCGAGCAGGGGGTCGAGTCCGTGCCCTTCGCCTTCCCGCTCTTCCGGAACGACCAGCGCCTCTCTCAGGCCCTCGAGGCCCTGAGGAGGCGCCTCGGCGTGGACCCCGCCGTCCTGGAGGCGGTGGTCCAGCGCCTCCACGAGGTTCGCACGGTGCTGAGGCGGTACGACGGGCTCCAGATGCGCACGGCGGCCTTCTCCTCACGGGCCTACGTCTCCATGCTGGCCCAGGCCATGGATCCCCGGGGCGACCTCGAAGGCCTCAAACGACGCATCGAGCGGGGCATCCTGGACTACCGGGACGAGGGCCGCGAGCGCTGGACGCGCGTGGGCATCGTGGGCCTCCCCCCGTACCGGGAATCCTTCTACGAGACCCTCGAATCCATGCGGGCCGTGGCCGTCTACGACGAGTGGGGCCTGGAGAACAACCCCATGAGCCCCTCCATGGACCTCACCTTCCTTTACCACACCTGCTCCCTCCCCTACGGCCTCAAGCGCCGCCTGGAGAGGGTCCAGCGCGAGGCGGCCACCCGCCGCCTCCAGGCCGTCGTCCTCGCCGTCGAGTACCTTTGCGAGAGCCTGAAGGACGAGGGCTACTTCCGGGTCAACCTCGGACTGCCCGTCTACGTTTTCGAGAACCGGGGAGGGGACCGCCTCTCCTCCGCCGAGGAGCGGGGCCTCAAGCGTCTTCTCGAGGAGCAGGTCGCCGCCCCATGA